From Chaetodon trifascialis isolate fChaTrf1 chromosome 24, fChaTrf1.hap1, whole genome shotgun sequence:
GTCCTCGCTGACAGGAGCTTAATGAACGACACTCACGAGCTCAGATGAAGAGCTTCATCCTTCTGCCGCTCTCTTTTGGTAACGCTGCTCAGTCTCTCGTCCTGCTGCGAGTTCCACGACGACGCTGACGtgcaaatattaaatatatatatacgtaATGTAGAAATATACGTTTGTTTCCGCTCAAATTTTTAGATTTTCAACACAAAATTAGAAGTCGTCGTCTGTAAGGCTGACCTGTGCGATACTACGTCACAGTGAACACATCCATTGATTTGAACtgaaactgacctcagatcagtttgagttcattttgttaaatttgaccttttttaaagcaggttttgtttggagctttatgtgtgtgtgttacactgCATGATACTCCCCCCGCTGTGTTcatcagatcacacacacacacacacacacacacacacacacacacacacacacacgcacacacaccgctgctgtgaagctgacttcctgttcagtTTATATTTGCTCTATCTTGGCTGTTATCTGACTTCATCTCGATCAGAGGTTCCACTGAGCCTCAACACAAGACGAAAATACCCCTGAGAAAATCTGCTCTTCATCAGTGTCGCCATAGCAACGCAACAACAGGGAAGCTGATGCCGCTGCCAGCAGATATTTTcaccatcaatcaatcaatcaatcgattaAAAAGCTAATAAACGTCAGAGTTTCCAGCCCGGCGTGACTTTTCAGACGTGCTGCTTTGGAGTTCCTCTCTTGAAcgcaatgatgatgatgatgatgaagaagagaatCGCTGATGAAGATGAGCTCAGCTCCAGAAACGTGTTTCTCAGGTGTGACCAGCGAATAAACTCGACGTCCTGTTTGTGGTGAGAGGCCACCGAGGTGTCGTCTCAACACAAGTTCAGCTCTGTGGTTTGGGGGCCTCTTCCTCCTTGTCTTCGTCCTCGTcttcgtcctcgtcctcgtcctcgtcctgtCGTGAGTTTCCAGGAATCTGCCCATCAGTCACTTCTTCCTGTGTCGCCTGCTCTGAGATCAGCTCTAATAATCATGAATCCTGATGAAGAATACGAAGAAAAAGGCCGCGCAGTGAGATCAGATCACATTTTAAACACGAGTCTGTTTGTGTCGTTGTTaaagaaatccatccatccatccattttctatgccgcttttcccttttggggtcgcggggggccggagcctatctcggctgtcaatgagcgggaggcggggtacaccctggaccggtcgccagccgatcgcagtgttaaagaaatgtttaaactttatttaaaacacatttctgaacaGAATTACAGAGAAAATCAACACGTACTTTATTCATTTCCCTCAAACTCTGACTGGCTTTTCATCGTTTTGGCCTGTTTGAGTGTTTAATGAGTTTCTGAAGGTTGATGCTCTCTTTcacttctacacacacacacgcagtcataAGTATTTACACACCCACATTaaaccacacgcacacacacacacgcacacacacacacacgcacacacacacacacacacacgcagtcataAGTATTTACACACCCACATTaaaccacacgcacacacacacacacacacacacacacacacgcacacacacacacacttgtgtgtgATGGAGGAAACCGCTGAGctccatcacacacattcacacgctGCTGAAAATACGTGTTAACCCCGTCAGTCCCAGCAGAGCGCTGCCGTCCCGCCCGCCTGATTGGTCCACCTCGCTGTCAGTCTTCATGTGGACAGTCCTGGTCCAAaatgagctgtgattggctagAAGTCCTTCTCCGTGTGTttagctgtgtttctgttctgtaATGAGAGGAGACGTTCATGTCCGTGTGCGTGaccactgacctttgacctccacaGAGACGATGAAGATGTACGACCCTCAGATGTGTTACATCCTGGACGGCTTCCTCGGCCTGTACGGACTCATCATCACCGGCATGTTCATCAAGGAGAAGGTGAGTCGGCCGGAGGATTCGCTGCTCGGCGCTCGCAGAGCAGAACTTCAGAGGAACCATCCGAGTTCTCTCACGTTCTCGTGATGTTTCGATCTGCGTCCTTCATCGTGTTTCTGCTCACGTGTCCTCATTTCTTCTGTCGTGTTTTCAGTTCTtcaaaggcaaagggaaggcGACGGACGAGAACATCTACAGCGTGAGTGTCACCTCTTTGGctcagttagcatgctaacgctagcTCTGTGGGTACCCATCATTCCAGAGGGCTCGTTACAATCGATGATGTCGTGATGAAGAGCGTCCTTTGTGTTCCTCTCTGAtgagtttgttctgtttgtggcGTTCAGGATCTGAGAGGTCAGGACACCGGAGGGTACGCCCCACTGATGAGAGGAGACCCCGAGCGAGGACGAGTGAGTCTCACTGCGTGTGTCAGCACGTTCCCTGGAGCTGGGTTCTCCGGCTGTTCTATGAGGAACCTTCATGGTGTTGTTTCTAGAGGACAGTGCATCAATGCTGCTTGTATAACTTCTGTCATGGAAAATCTTAGAAGAGCTGTGATGAGAAGGAACAGGAACCTGGAACCTGAACTGATTCTAACGTtctgttctcctctgttctgttctgttctgttctgctctgttctgttctgttctgttctgttctgttctgttctgctctgttctgttttgttctgctctgttctgctctgttctgttctgctctgctctgttctgttctgttttgttctgctctgttctgctctgttctgttctgctctgttctgttctgttctgttttgttctgttctgttctgctctgttctgctctgttctgttctgttctgttttgttctgttttgttctgttctgttctgttctgttctgttctgttttgttctgctctgttctgttttgttctgttctgttctgttttgttctgctctgttctgttctgctctgttctgttctgttttgttctgttctgttttgttctgttctgctctgttctgttctgttctgttctgttttgttctgttctgttttgttctgttctgttctgttctgttttgttctgctctgttctgttctgctctgttctgttctgttttgttctgttctgttctgttttgttctgttttgttctgttctgttctgttttgttctgctctgctctgctctgttctgttctgttctgttttgttctgttctgttttgttctgttctgttctgttctgttctgttctgttctgctctgttctgctctgttctgttctgttttgttctgttctgttttgttctgttctgttctgctctgttctgctctgttctgttctgttctgttttgttctgttctgttttgttctgttctgttctgttttgttctgttttgttctgttctgttctgttttgttctgctctgctctgctctgttctgttctgttctgttttgttctgttctgttttgttctgttctgttctgttctgttctgctctgttctgttctgctctgttctgttctgttttgttctgttctgttttgttctgttctgttctgctctgttctgctctgttctgttctgttctgttttgttctgttctgttttgttctgttctgttctgttttgttctgttctgttctgttctgctctgttctgctctgttctgctctgttctgttctgctctgctctgttctgctctgttctgttctgttctgtgtggTAGAACCGCAGGATGCAGGATGACAACGACACCTACACGGTAACAAGCGTTTGAGTTTGATCTTCAGATTGGAGCAGATTTCGTTGATAACGATCAGTTGTTGATTTAAAAAGctggatttgtttttaatgttcagGGCTTGAACAAACGCACCGATGGAGAATATAAGGAGCTTCCTGTTAAAAGAGAGGTGAGTCTGCCGTAGCGTTCGAAGTATTCTGAAATATTTTCTGTGAATTATTTGAGTCTCGACGTGAACGTCTGTCTGTTTGCGTCTGCAGCGTCAGAGGAAGAACGAGCAGGTGTACCAGGTGAGTGGAAGCAAAGGcgtttcatgtttttgtgtgttgttaGCAGCTTTGGTTTTGGTTCGGTCTATTTGCTGGAACAAACGCTTTCTCGTGTCTTCAGGGTCTGAGCTCGGCCACCAAAGACACCTACGACTCGCTGCAGATGAAGCCGCTGCCTCCTCGCTAACGGCGCCCGGATGATTCAAGTCTTTCCCGCTTCCTGTCAGCCTcgaccaaaaaaaaacaaacgtctGTTTGAGACACATCATTCAGCTGAAGGTCTTGTTTTAAGACGAGGACGGTCTCAGTTTGACCCTCCACCCTTTATTCAGAAGATTTGTCCTCAGAGGTTCAAACATGgacagaaatgtgcatttttcactcttttagctcattttttTACTTGTGGTTTATCAGCCGGACGGTCTGCGTTTCACTCAGCTGTTCACTCGTTTCTAAAGATTCATTCAggtattttaatttgaaagggATGATTAACGCTGGCCGCTGCTCAGCTTCCAGCTGCATGAGGTCACTTCTCACATTGATCAAATAACCTCTGCACAGAATCTGAAATATGGCCACAGACGGCCCACGTGTTCCTGTTCTGACCCTGTTCCATCATGAAGGTCTTTAAGTCTTCTGTGTGGTTAAAATGAAGGAGCTGGCTTTAAGGGACCTCGTAAGACCAGGTCCAGGATCACATAAGACCAGGTCCAGGATCACAGACGCTGATGATtaacagcagctggtggagtAACATGCAGGCCTGAGAGCTTCATCATCACTCTCTGAAACCTGTGTGATGCTAAATGAAAACTGCTTTCAGGTGTCGACAGGACCAAAGATTTGAAGCCACACACGACTTTTCATCCAACTTAACGTGATGTGAAATGTTTAAAAGGCTCCGTCCAAAGCTGCAGAGGTAAAGAGTTATTTTAAGAAGATGTGAGGTAAAAGACATCGAGGCAAAAATAAGAgttcaaacaataaataatcTGATCTGAATGCATGCAGAAATATTAAAACCCTTCAGCTCCCAGAATTCTGTTAAAAGCGTTTAGAATGTTTCTTCATCCTGCTTCTTTTCACAATAAAGTCATTTTATTgcagctcattttcatttcattccaaaacaAAAAGGGCGGAGTCTgtcatgtgattggctgttgcttGTGTGGACAGCCAATCACACGACAGACTCTGGATTAGATCAATAAGTAAAAAGAGCTGCAATAAATATACATTCATGAAATCAATAACAATGAAGCTTTAAAAGCTTATTGGATTATTTCACGATTTCATGGTTAAATTCCACATTGTATCTGCgttattcatattcatttttcatgcagtcgtatttattatttaatgaagaaaaaagcATAAGAAAAAAGGTCTGGCGTATCACAGCTTTAGGATTTTATTGAAGAGTTTAAAAATATTTAGCAGCTTTaagtttccttttttctgctttaaaagTAGTTTTCTTGTTTCGTTGccgtcatttcctgttttaatgATTTTGATTATTTGCTGTAATAATTTAACCACAATCCCTTTTTCATCTTCACTCtgaattttaaagctttttcCTCGAtgcttctgctttctttccatATGCTTGGTGGTTATACTGAAAGTTTTCATTGGTTTTGTTGTTCTGATATTTTCCTGAGAATTCATGCTGGAATTAATCTGATCATTTGTGTCTTTATGCGtattttgttttgatgctgaAGGTCATGTTTGCTCTGTAAAAGCCATTCTGATCTCACTTAGATTGACACGTGTTATAGAAATGTCTATGATAGcatggagacaaaaacagaataaacatCTCTGAGGTTCACCGCACAgcaatgcattttcatttacttcataatgtgttgggtttttttggAGTTTAGTTTCCACCTTTTCAAATTAAGAGACTAAGGGCTACCATACCGAACAGCTTGATTAAAGGTTGATTTAGATAACcgtgtttggtgtgttttttt
This genomic window contains:
- the cd247 gene encoding T-cell surface glycoprotein CD3 zeta chain codes for the protein MKTTKTEVWLSRLSPSLLTETGLKNNVFWGNRFGKELQTRICGLLVIVSLCPPAETMKMYDPQMCYILDGFLGLYGLIITGMFIKEKFFKGKGKATDENIYSDLRGQDTGGYAPLMRGDPERGRNRRMQDDNDTYTGLNKRTDGEYKELPVKRERQRKNEQVYQGLSSATKDTYDSLQMKPLPPR